In Fervidobacterium nodosum Rt17-B1, one genomic interval encodes:
- the rpmB gene encoding 50S ribosomal protein L28 yields the protein MAKCEICGKEPRAGKNVSHSNRHTNRWFKPNVQKVRVLLDDGTVKRMNVCTSCLKAGKVRRYVSKSQSVALEA from the coding sequence ATGGCAAAATGTGAAATATGCGGAAAAGAACCAAGAGCTGGTAAAAACGTTAGCCACTCAAACAGACATACAAACAGATGGTTTAAGCCAAATGTTCAAAAAGTAAGGGTTCTTCTCGACGATGGAACAGTTAAAAGAATGAATGTCTGTACCAGCTGTTTAAAAGCAGGAAAAGTTAGAAGATACGTAAGCAAATCACAATCCGTAGCATTGGAGGCATAA
- the topA gene encoding type I DNA topoisomerase gives MAKSETKKTTKSSSSNEKADKTKKKQSQSSSQIIDNSNVSKVIIVESPAKAKTIENILGKEYKVISSKGHIRDLPQRDFGVDLKSLDVVFEIIPGKEGVVEQIKNTVKGKEVLLASDPDREGEAIAWHLATILNINGKNRITFSEITPKAIQEAVKSPREIDMKKVNAQLARRVLDRIVGYKISPLLWKIIKDAKSAGRVQSAALKILCERERERIKFVPQKYYKVWIEIAGLKANLTKIGNKKLKPTDITKEIADDVLKNVKSVNLIDIDVKEVKKNPPLPFITSTLQQDASSKLGFPVAKTMKIAQELYEGIDTPEGHIAFITYMRTDSTRISDEAKEAAKELISKKFGEDYLGDEIRKTSKEKSKAKVQDAHECIRPVNVNLLPEEAQKLLDKDHYRLYELIWKRFIASQMSSAIYKQYSYDFKSGDYIFEASIRERIFDGFESVYSTDNEISEEHKELKIGESYDVLPKTAEAETTPPDRYSEASLVKILESEGIGRPSTYATIIQTLLNRKYIIRNRKTLIPTVLGFVVNDYLEKKFPDIVDKGFTAEMEKQLDEIENGTAQWKDVIKNFMKEFGRDLENAGKEFFTINFETNKICETCKEPYHLRVGKYGLYLNCQKCNTNKSVKIDELGVLLEGKMYFIEEKDEKTEDESDTTQDEANEKKSGYSSKKNYYRYKTSSRKSAKNQSKQTNKSKKSK, from the coding sequence ATGGCAAAATCCGAGACAAAGAAAACAACAAAGTCTTCATCTTCTAATGAAAAAGCTGATAAAACTAAAAAGAAACAATCTCAATCTTCATCTCAAATTATCGATAATTCAAACGTTTCAAAAGTTATTATAGTTGAATCCCCTGCAAAGGCAAAAACAATAGAAAACATTCTCGGAAAGGAATACAAGGTTATATCATCTAAAGGCCACATCCGTGACCTTCCGCAAAGGGATTTCGGAGTAGACTTAAAATCCTTAGATGTTGTTTTTGAAATAATTCCGGGAAAAGAAGGAGTCGTTGAGCAGATTAAAAATACAGTTAAAGGTAAAGAAGTGCTTCTCGCTTCCGACCCTGATAGGGAAGGAGAAGCTATCGCGTGGCATCTTGCAACTATTTTAAACATAAATGGAAAAAATAGAATAACATTTTCCGAAATCACGCCAAAGGCAATTCAAGAAGCGGTTAAATCACCACGTGAGATAGATATGAAGAAAGTAAATGCCCAACTCGCAAGAAGAGTGCTTGACAGAATCGTTGGTTACAAAATCAGTCCGCTTCTTTGGAAGATAATAAAAGATGCCAAAAGCGCTGGACGCGTTCAATCGGCTGCTCTAAAAATTCTCTGTGAACGTGAAAGGGAAAGAATAAAATTTGTACCTCAAAAATACTACAAAGTTTGGATTGAAATCGCAGGACTTAAAGCCAATCTCACAAAAATTGGCAACAAAAAATTAAAACCAACCGATATCACAAAAGAGATAGCCGATGATGTTTTAAAAAACGTTAAGAGCGTCAATTTAATAGACATAGACGTAAAAGAAGTAAAGAAAAATCCACCCTTACCTTTTATAACGAGTACACTGCAACAAGATGCTTCAAGCAAACTTGGATTTCCAGTTGCGAAAACGATGAAAATCGCTCAAGAACTTTACGAAGGTATAGACACGCCGGAAGGTCACATAGCGTTTATAACCTACATGCGTACAGATTCAACAAGAATTTCCGACGAGGCAAAAGAAGCTGCAAAAGAACTAATATCAAAAAAGTTTGGCGAAGACTATCTCGGAGATGAGATAAGAAAAACTTCAAAAGAAAAAAGTAAAGCCAAAGTTCAAGACGCACATGAATGTATAAGACCTGTTAACGTAAATCTTCTTCCTGAAGAAGCGCAAAAACTTTTAGATAAAGACCATTACAGATTGTACGAATTGATTTGGAAAAGGTTTATCGCATCTCAAATGAGCAGTGCCATTTATAAGCAATACAGTTACGATTTTAAATCAGGAGATTACATATTTGAAGCTTCTATACGCGAGAGAATATTCGATGGTTTTGAATCTGTATACAGCACAGATAACGAAATAAGTGAGGAACACAAAGAGTTAAAAATCGGCGAGAGTTACGATGTTTTACCAAAAACAGCGGAAGCGGAAACAACACCACCTGATAGATACAGCGAGGCATCTCTTGTAAAAATTTTAGAAAGTGAAGGTATAGGACGACCAAGCACTTATGCAACGATAATCCAAACATTATTAAATAGAAAGTACATTATAAGGAATAGAAAAACACTTATTCCTACTGTACTTGGATTTGTAGTAAATGACTATCTTGAAAAGAAATTTCCCGATATAGTTGACAAAGGTTTCACGGCTGAGATGGAAAAACAACTTGATGAAATTGAAAATGGTACAGCACAATGGAAAGATGTAATAAAGAATTTTATGAAAGAATTCGGTAGAGACTTGGAAAACGCAGGGAAAGAATTCTTCACAATAAACTTTGAAACTAATAAAATCTGTGAAACGTGTAAAGAACCATACCATCTAAGAGTTGGAAAATATGGCTTGTATCTTAATTGTCAAAAATGCAATACAAATAAGTCTGTAAAAATCGATGAACTTGGTGTCCTACTTGAAGGTAAAATGTACTTCATCGAAGAAAAAGATGAAAAAACAGAAGATGAAAGCGACACAACTCAAGACGAAGCTAATGAAAAAAAATCGGGATACTCTAGCAAAAAGAATTACTACAGATACAAAACTTCTTCGCGAAAATCGGCTAAAAATCAATCTAAACAAACTAATAAAAGCAAAAAAAGTAAGTGA
- the gcvH gene encoding glycine cleavage system protein GcvH, with amino-acid sequence MKKYAKTHEWFDTETGLVGISNHAQEQLGDIVFVDLPQVGKEVKKGEVILSLESVKAAGDVYAPVSGKIVEVNEKVSATPELVNQDPEGEGWLVKIEPTNPSEIEELLTEEEYKKILEGE; translated from the coding sequence ATGAAAAAGTACGCAAAAACTCACGAATGGTTCGATACAGAAACAGGTTTGGTAGGAATTTCTAATCATGCTCAAGAACAACTTGGCGATATCGTCTTTGTTGACCTCCCACAGGTGGGGAAAGAAGTTAAAAAAGGGGAAGTAATACTTTCATTGGAAAGCGTTAAAGCAGCAGGCGATGTGTACGCACCAGTTAGTGGAAAAATCGTTGAGGTAAACGAAAAAGTCAGCGCAACACCGGAGCTTGTTAACCAAGATCCAGAAGGTGAAGGTTGGCTTGTAAAAATCGAACCAACTAACCCATCAGAAATTGAAGAACTTCTTACAGAAGAAGAGTACAAAAAAATATTAGAGGGGGAATAA
- the alr gene encoding alanine racemase, producing MESRRTYAVINVRNYLDNLRFFQTHCAPAKVMPVVKANAYGHGAVQLAKAAQKIGIDYFAVAFLEEAIELRKHGISKDILVFNYIEPDLLHIAMENNITITLYSWEQLWKYTKYVWRPKAHIKIDTGMRRLGVYPEEAKDFIESARNVGFEVEGAYTHFAVADSLDDEDVKFTQQQVEKFANLNLDVKIKHLCNSGASVSKIVNCFDYVRVGIASYGLQPSDSVYSEQLKPVLSWKTTVSHVKTIQPGDSVSYGRTFKAFTEMRIATIPVGYADGYWRHLSNKGYVLIHGEKCPIIGRVCMDQFMVDVTHLEDVKIGDEVILIGKQGDNIITAEEIAKLVGTINYEVTCRISERVPRKYEGLEL from the coding sequence ATGGAAAGCAGGAGGACTTATGCAGTTATAAATGTTAGAAATTATTTAGACAATCTAAGATTTTTTCAAACACACTGCGCGCCCGCAAAGGTGATGCCCGTCGTTAAAGCTAACGCGTACGGTCATGGGGCAGTTCAACTTGCAAAAGCTGCGCAAAAAATTGGCATTGATTACTTTGCCGTCGCATTTTTAGAAGAAGCTATCGAGTTAAGAAAACACGGTATATCTAAAGATATACTCGTTTTCAATTACATTGAACCTGATTTACTTCACATCGCCATGGAAAACAATATAACAATTACACTATATTCTTGGGAACAATTGTGGAAGTACACTAAATACGTATGGCGCCCAAAAGCACATATTAAAATAGATACCGGAATGAGAAGGTTAGGTGTTTATCCGGAAGAAGCCAAAGACTTCATTGAATCCGCGCGTAACGTCGGATTCGAAGTTGAGGGAGCCTATACACACTTTGCAGTAGCAGATAGCTTAGATGATGAGGATGTAAAATTTACACAGCAACAGGTAGAAAAATTCGCAAATTTGAATCTTGATGTTAAGATAAAGCATCTTTGCAACAGTGGAGCGTCTGTTTCAAAAATCGTTAACTGCTTTGATTATGTAAGAGTTGGAATTGCCAGTTATGGTCTTCAACCAAGTGATAGTGTTTACAGTGAGCAATTAAAACCTGTTCTCTCATGGAAAACGACAGTCTCACATGTGAAGACAATTCAACCTGGCGATTCCGTAAGTTACGGTAGGACTTTCAAAGCGTTCACTGAGATGAGAATAGCAACAATTCCAGTAGGTTACGCCGATGGATATTGGCGTCATTTATCAAATAAAGGATATGTACTTATCCATGGTGAAAAATGTCCCATTATTGGTAGGGTTTGCATGGACCAATTTATGGTTGACGTTACACATTTAGAAGACGTAAAAATTGGTGATGAGGTTATATTAATTGGTAAACAAGGCGATAACATCATCACCGCTGAAGAGATTGCAAAACTTGTTGGAACAATAAATTACGAGGTTACATGCCGAATATCAGAGCGTGTACCACGAAAATATGAGGGGTTGGAATTGTGA
- a CDS encoding pyruvate kinase — protein MRKTKIVATIGPACEQEDNIVKLIECGVNVFRLNSSHETIEIHRERIHRLKKIREKGYNFAILLDLAGPKIRTGKFDKEYVTLENGSNVEIVCGEEFVGNEQKFWINYDKLYEEIKPSEKILINDGAIALTVEEVIKDKKRLFVK, from the coding sequence ATGCGCAAAACAAAAATCGTTGCTACCATAGGTCCCGCCTGTGAACAAGAGGATAATATTGTTAAGCTCATTGAGTGTGGGGTTAACGTATTTCGCTTAAATTCTTCGCATGAAACCATAGAAATCCACAGAGAAAGGATACATAGACTCAAAAAAATTAGAGAGAAAGGATACAATTTTGCTATACTTTTAGACTTGGCTGGTCCGAAAATTAGAACAGGAAAATTTGATAAAGAATACGTAACACTTGAAAATGGTAGCAATGTTGAAATCGTCTGTGGTGAGGAATTCGTCGGAAATGAGCAAAAATTTTGGATAAACTACGACAAACTATACGAAGAAATAAAACCTTCTGAAAAAATCCTTATAAACGATGGTGCAATTGCGCTTACGGTGGAGGAAGTTATAAAAGATAAAAAAAGGCTCTTTGTCAAGTAG
- a CDS encoding ISL3 family transposase — MLKSNYITELLKSKDIILHQMNENESEIELHISQVQKPHKCPKCGNITSKVHDYHTQKVKDVPIMGKKTYLIIRKRRYVCKACGKKFFEHISFLGKSQRMTNRLAAYIISQLGSLTSMKEVAKYTNVSVTTVMRLFDKVNPGQTVDEFSSEAICVDEFKGNAGGAKYQCIFVDPVKGQIIEILKDRKQNILIEYFKRLKGRDKVKYFICDMWRPFVEVAKTYFKNAKIVIDKFHFTRYVYWALENVRKRVQKELGSNLRRYFKRSRKLLLKNYEELEPEQREELEVMFWYSQDLRKAHQLKEEFKRVLKSSNSEEARLVLKKWIERAEQSGLSEFMRCVKVFRSWFSEIVNAFDVPYTNSTTEGFNNKIKVLKRNGFGYRNFERFRKRILYSCGR, encoded by the coding sequence GTGCTCAAATCTAATTATATCACTGAACTTTTAAAATCGAAAGATATTATTCTTCACCAAATGAATGAGAATGAAAGTGAAATAGAACTTCACATAAGTCAGGTACAAAAGCCCCACAAATGTCCTAAATGTGGTAATATTACAAGTAAGGTACATGATTATCACACACAGAAGGTAAAAGACGTACCTATAATGGGCAAGAAAACATATTTGATTATAAGAAAGAGAAGATATGTCTGCAAAGCATGTGGGAAGAAGTTTTTTGAACACATAAGTTTTTTAGGCAAATCTCAAAGGATGACAAATAGACTTGCAGCATATATTATAAGTCAACTTGGAAGTTTAACAAGTATGAAGGAGGTAGCAAAATACACAAATGTTTCAGTGACAACAGTTATGAGATTGTTTGATAAAGTAAATCCAGGTCAAACTGTAGATGAGTTTTCTTCTGAAGCAATATGTGTAGACGAGTTTAAAGGCAATGCAGGTGGAGCAAAATATCAATGTATATTTGTAGATCCTGTAAAAGGGCAAATAATCGAGATTTTGAAAGATAGAAAGCAAAATATTTTAATTGAGTATTTTAAGAGGCTGAAAGGTAGAGATAAAGTAAAATATTTTATCTGTGATATGTGGAGACCATTTGTAGAGGTAGCAAAAACATATTTTAAAAACGCTAAAATAGTGATAGACAAATTTCATTTTACCCGATACGTTTATTGGGCTTTAGAAAATGTGAGGAAAAGGGTACAAAAGGAATTAGGAAGTAATTTGAGGAGATATTTTAAGAGGAGTAGGAAGTTGTTATTGAAGAATTATGAAGAACTTGAGCCTGAGCAAAGAGAAGAATTAGAAGTAATGTTTTGGTATAGTCAAGATTTGAGGAAAGCCCATCAACTCAAAGAAGAATTTAAGAGAGTGTTAAAGAGCAGTAATTCTGAAGAAGCAAGACTCGTATTAAAAAAGTGGATAGAGAGAGCAGAGCAAAGTGGACTTTCTGAATTTATGAGATGTGTAAAGGTTTTTAGGAGCTGGTTTTCTGAGATAGTAAATGCATTTGATGTTCCATATACGAATAGTACGACAGAGGGTTTTAACAACAAGATAAAAGTATTAAAGAGGAATGGATTTGGATACAGGAATTTTGAAAGATTCAGGAAGAGGATTTTGTACAGTTGTGGTAGATAA
- a CDS encoding metallophosphoesterase family protein, producing the protein MLWAIGDIHGCLNALETLINEISPTPNDKLVFLGDYIDRGPDSKGVVDFLIELSKRTDCIFLRGNHEQMLLDVIDNGDDTYLWVINGATATWRSYGNLQNLLYNDEHLEFFRNTQYYFIEDKYLFVHGGVRPNIPIEKQDKRDLIWIREEFISKKHNTGYIVIFGHTPFEDVFIGEDKIGIDTGCVYGGKLTAYNLTLSKKVEVECLNG; encoded by the coding sequence ATGTTATGGGCGATAGGCGATATACATGGTTGTCTCAATGCGTTGGAAACATTGATTAACGAAATATCACCAACGCCAAATGATAAACTTGTCTTCTTAGGCGATTATATAGACAGAGGCCCTGATTCGAAAGGTGTTGTAGATTTTCTTATAGAATTATCAAAAAGAACAGATTGTATTTTTTTAAGAGGTAACCATGAACAAATGCTCTTGGATGTTATTGATAATGGTGATGATACGTATCTTTGGGTTATAAACGGTGCCACAGCAACTTGGAGAAGTTACGGCAACCTTCAAAATTTATTGTACAACGACGAACATCTTGAATTCTTTAGAAATACACAATACTATTTTATAGAAGATAAATACTTATTTGTTCATGGTGGTGTAAGACCAAACATTCCTATTGAAAAACAAGACAAAAGAGACTTAATTTGGATTAGAGAAGAGTTTATAAGTAAAAAGCACAATACAGGTTACATAGTCATTTTTGGACATACACCTTTTGAAGATGTTTTTATAGGAGAAGATAAAATAGGTATAGACACGGGGTGTGTCTACGGTGGCAAACTCACAGCATACAATCTAACGTTATCTAAGAAAGTGGAGGTGGAATGCTTAAATGGATAG
- a CDS encoding 3'-5' exoribonuclease YhaM family protein — MNIPKEILEKLKAPYIEELENFVEREIDGIFKVRSKKLQETKDGKKFLLLTLEDRTGSIRAVDWYNAEKNDQIIQNGTIVGVTGRVVYFEERLQINISNSDNALRKLNESEYDIERFVSKASNPEEMYKQLVELIDSVKDKDYKRVLEIFFVEDKSFAEAFKTTPAGMRIHHAYIGGLLEHSLNVAKIIDKVCVIYDKLDRDLLIAGALLHDIGKVKEYTINQKGIEITTEGELIGHIIMGVEYLDRKVKGIPYDKLIKLKHLIASHHGEFEWGSPVVPKTPEALVLHFIENMDSKLNRVFQIMDKENDGKEWSEYDTNLSRRFLLK, encoded by the coding sequence GTGAATATACCAAAAGAGATTCTTGAAAAATTGAAAGCTCCGTACATCGAGGAGTTAGAAAATTTTGTTGAAAGGGAAATAGATGGGATATTCAAAGTACGTAGTAAAAAATTGCAAGAAACAAAGGATGGAAAAAAATTCCTGCTTTTAACATTAGAAGATAGAACTGGAAGCATCAGGGCGGTAGATTGGTATAACGCAGAAAAAAATGACCAAATAATCCAAAATGGAACGATAGTTGGAGTAACTGGTCGCGTAGTATATTTTGAAGAAAGGTTGCAAATAAATATATCAAACTCTGATAATGCCTTGAGAAAACTAAATGAATCAGAATACGACATTGAGCGATTTGTTTCAAAAGCAAGTAATCCTGAGGAAATGTACAAACAACTCGTTGAACTTATAGACTCTGTAAAAGATAAAGACTATAAAAGAGTACTTGAAATATTCTTCGTTGAGGATAAAAGCTTTGCGGAAGCATTTAAGACAACACCTGCTGGAATGAGAATACACCATGCATACATCGGTGGTTTACTTGAACATTCATTAAACGTTGCAAAGATAATAGATAAAGTTTGCGTAATTTACGATAAATTAGACAGGGATTTACTCATTGCTGGTGCACTTTTGCACGATATTGGAAAAGTCAAAGAGTACACCATCAATCAAAAAGGTATCGAAATCACAACAGAGGGTGAGTTAATCGGTCATATCATAATGGGGGTAGAATATTTAGATAGAAAAGTTAAAGGTATTCCTTATGATAAGCTGATAAAACTGAAGCACCTTATCGCTTCACACCACGGTGAATTTGAATGGGGCTCTCCTGTGGTACCCAAAACGCCGGAGGCATTAGTATTACACTTCATTGAAAATATGGATTCGAAGTTAAATAGAGTCTTTCAGATAATGGACAAAGAAAACGACGGAAAAGAATGGAGCGAATACGATACTAATTTGAGCAGAAGATTCCTGCTCAAATGA
- the pyk gene encoding pyruvate kinase, whose amino-acid sequence MTHKRGVNLPGVDVSIPSITDKDKEFIRLGNEEAIDYFALSFVRKAKDVKMAKELTDIPIIAKIETAQALDNLEEIVSVADAVMVARGDLGVEIPVSQVPIAQKRIIEIASLYKKPVITATQMLESMINKPTPTRAEVTDISNAILDGTDAIMLSGETSIGKYPCEAVRVMDEVAKNTEQYMEEYETYKFDWLKEYSSSFDLTSAISYAATNLAKNVEAKLIIIATNTGTTAISISKYKPSIPVMAATNNSKTFHRLCLTWGVIPVMLEEKLTTDEMIESVVNKAKSLGLAKKDDKVIIVAGIPWGKPGTTNTVQVQTIL is encoded by the coding sequence ATTACACACAAGCGTGGAGTGAATTTACCAGGCGTAGATGTTTCTATACCATCGATAACAGATAAAGATAAAGAATTCATTAGACTTGGTAACGAAGAAGCAATTGACTACTTCGCTCTCTCATTTGTCAGAAAAGCGAAAGATGTTAAAATGGCAAAGGAACTTACAGATATCCCTATCATAGCAAAAATTGAAACAGCTCAAGCATTAGACAATTTAGAGGAAATTGTCAGTGTCGCAGATGCTGTTATGGTTGCGCGGGGCGACTTGGGAGTAGAAATTCCAGTTTCTCAAGTACCGATTGCGCAAAAAAGGATAATTGAGATAGCAAGCCTCTACAAGAAACCGGTCATAACCGCAACCCAGATGCTTGAAAGCATGATAAACAAACCAACCCCAACAAGAGCGGAAGTAACGGACATTTCAAATGCTATATTAGATGGTACCGATGCTATAATGCTTTCTGGAGAAACATCAATTGGAAAATACCCATGCGAAGCGGTAAGAGTTATGGACGAAGTTGCTAAGAATACTGAACAATATATGGAAGAATACGAAACATATAAATTCGACTGGTTAAAAGAATACTCTTCAAGTTTTGACTTAACAAGCGCAATTTCATATGCTGCCACAAATCTTGCAAAAAATGTAGAGGCAAAACTTATAATAATAGCTACAAATACAGGGACAACAGCTATAAGCATTTCAAAGTACAAACCATCCATTCCTGTTATGGCAGCTACGAACAATTCAAAAACATTCCATAGACTATGCCTTACTTGGGGTGTAATACCTGTCATGTTAGAAGAAAAACTAACAACAGATGAGATGATTGAAAGTGTCGTAAACAAAGCCAAATCGCTTGGATTAGCAAAGAAAGATGACAAAGTTATAATAGTAGCTGGTATACCGTGGGGTAAACCAGGAACAACAAATACAGTCCAAGTACAAACAATACTCTAA
- the recG gene encoding ATP-dependent DNA helicase RecG, translated as MLLIEEFLDNCYQIAKKIEETSLNELIEYIEDNFDKIDDPLLLDNEIKQKLSEFTEYILSSKKLPIERALKRLQQVSGMVERFKYNYLTSTLECSDVPKPLDTPIKYAKGVGPSREKLLKKLGIETIGDLINYFPRDYEDRRKIIPIVFIRENEKVTTKGIIKSVEKIKKGDLVIISALLQDGISQVVLKWFNQEFKELELKQLINKEVYVSGTPKRGFFGAIEIQNPEISLSNSPEREIIPIYPLTENLTQKTLRKIIEDNISAVCNYQDVIPNEIVEIRKLLDIKRAYIGMHFPRSSFHQKLSRKRLAYEELLLFQLALFISRKNVEKIGGIAKQLSGQLAEKFVNSLPFKLTNAQIRAHNEIRQDLMSPNPMNRLLQGDVGSGKTLVAELAIIDNYEAGFQSALMVPTSILAIQHYQKIFNHLTNLGIRVALLIGSTSQKEKDKIKFALKNGDLDVIIGTHALIQEDVHFANLGLVIIDEQHRFGVKQREELISKGKVVDTLIMTATPIPRTLSLTLYGDLDVSIIDEMPPGRKEIKTFTLKHTRAKEVYKFVKDQIIENGDQAYIVYPLIEQSDQINAKAAEDMYEKLSKEAFADIPMGLLHGRMSDFEKNEVMSKFVKGEIKILVSTSVIEVGVDVPNATIMVIENAERFGLAQLHQLRGRVGRGSKQSYCFLIVSEAGEEAWDRLQFFASTTDGFKVAEYDMRLRGPGEFFGTRQHGMMDFKVADLISDSELIMLAREDAKWIIENRAESSIIKKVFELYGDRIKLLDVG; from the coding sequence ATGCTTCTCATAGAAGAATTCCTAGACAATTGTTATCAAATAGCAAAAAAAATTGAGGAAACTAGTTTAAACGAACTTATCGAATATATCGAAGATAACTTCGATAAAATAGATGATCCCTTACTGTTGGATAACGAAATAAAACAAAAATTAAGCGAATTTACGGAATATATTCTCTCTTCAAAAAAATTACCTATCGAAAGAGCCCTAAAAAGGCTACAACAAGTCAGTGGAATGGTAGAAAGATTCAAGTACAATTACCTAACTTCAACTTTAGAATGTTCAGACGTTCCAAAGCCACTTGATACACCAATTAAATACGCAAAAGGTGTTGGACCTTCAAGAGAAAAATTGTTGAAAAAATTAGGTATTGAAACTATAGGAGATCTAATAAACTACTTCCCAAGAGATTACGAAGATAGGAGAAAAATAATTCCTATTGTGTTTATAAGGGAAAATGAGAAAGTAACTACCAAGGGGATAATTAAAAGTGTTGAAAAAATTAAAAAAGGGGATTTAGTCATTATCAGTGCACTACTACAGGATGGAATAAGTCAGGTTGTTTTGAAGTGGTTCAACCAAGAATTCAAAGAACTTGAATTAAAGCAACTCATTAATAAAGAGGTTTATGTCTCAGGCACACCAAAGCGAGGATTTTTCGGAGCGATTGAAATACAAAATCCTGAAATAAGTCTTAGCAACTCTCCTGAACGCGAAATAATACCGATATATCCACTTACAGAAAACTTAACGCAAAAAACTCTGAGGAAAATTATAGAAGACAACATATCGGCAGTGTGTAATTATCAAGACGTTATTCCAAATGAAATAGTAGAAATCAGAAAACTATTAGACATCAAAAGAGCGTACATTGGAATGCACTTTCCAAGAAGTTCGTTCCATCAGAAATTGAGTCGAAAAAGACTTGCTTATGAAGAATTGTTGTTATTCCAGTTGGCACTCTTCATTTCAAGAAAAAATGTTGAAAAGATCGGTGGTATTGCTAAACAACTTTCCGGTCAATTAGCCGAAAAATTTGTAAATTCACTGCCATTCAAACTCACAAACGCACAAATCAGAGCCCATAACGAAATTCGACAAGATTTGATGAGTCCAAATCCTATGAACAGACTTTTGCAAGGTGATGTTGGTAGTGGTAAAACATTAGTCGCGGAACTTGCGATAATAGATAATTACGAGGCAGGTTTCCAAAGTGCATTAATGGTTCCAACATCAATACTTGCGATTCAACACTATCAAAAAATATTTAACCACTTAACGAATTTGGGAATACGTGTAGCGTTGCTAATTGGCTCCACGAGTCAAAAGGAAAAAGACAAGATTAAATTCGCGCTCAAAAATGGTGACCTTGATGTAATCATAGGTACGCATGCGCTAATTCAAGAAGATGTACACTTTGCCAACCTTGGACTTGTAATTATCGATGAACAGCACAGATTTGGCGTTAAACAAAGAGAAGAATTGATATCAAAAGGTAAGGTTGTTGACACGCTAATAATGACGGCAACTCCTATCCCCCGCACACTTTCACTGACTTTATACGGTGACCTTGACGTGTCCATTATCGACGAAATGCCACCTGGAAGAAAAGAAATAAAAACATTTACGTTAAAACATACACGCGCGAAAGAAGTATACAAATTTGTCAAAGACCAAATCATCGAAAACGGCGATCAAGCTTACATAGTATATCCACTAATCGAACAATCCGACCAAATAAACGCAAAGGCAGCTGAAGATATGTATGAAAAACTAAGCAAAGAAGCTTTTGCGGATATACCTATGGGGCTTTTGCATGGAAGGATGTCAGATTTTGAAAAAAACGAAGTTATGAGTAAATTTGTTAAGGGTGAAATAAAGATATTGGTCTCAACATCCGTTATAGAAGTCGGGGTTGATGTGCCTAATGCAACAATAATGGTTATAGAAAATGCCGAAAGATTTGGACTCGCGCAATTACATCAACTTCGTGGACGAGTTGGAAGAGGAAGCAAACAGAGCTATTGTTTCTTAATTGTAAGCGAAGCAGGTGAAGAAGCATGGGATAGATTACAGTTTTTTGCCAGTACAACAGATGGATTCAAAGTTGCGGAATACGACATGAGGCTTAGAGGACCTGGTGAATTCTTTGGAACACGTCAACATGGAATGATGGACTTTAAAGTAGCTGATCTGATTTCTGATTCAGAGTTAATAATGCTAGCAAGAGAAGACGCGAAATGGATAATTGAAAATCGAGCTGAAAGCAGTATAATAAAAAAGGTATTTGAATTATACGGTGATAGAATCAAACTTTTAGATGTTGGATAA